The nucleotide window tataagtgtcaaaacaggtttcataacatatacattacagattatgcataaatcgccaaaatagctttctgttgactttttaaccgcacgtttgactcgatatttgacatagttagagcggtgatcagggggaacccttttagaggtttattacccacataattacctactcaaaaccacttttgatccgtcataagactgaaccatttgcaagttattgtaatgacaaccgttagttacgacggttgtgtttataggctaaaactatggaaatgtaagaccaaaatgggtatgaacgacttacagcagttgtatcttgcttagagaatacaagagaatgctagagagcttcttagaatgatcagatagaagggtttgagttgtgtgaatgttatgactataacatggctatttatagtgaaaaatgagctCAAGATCAACACACAACagcctacaactgatcatggatgatgggcatgtgtcccctggagctatgggtcaagtgtagggtgcccatgcctcatttattggagatttggtcgttcataatgctcaaaaggcaagaagttacaactttctgcatctgggcactttacgcgacccgcatggaagttccatgcttgtttaacgcgggtcgcctgatattcaaatatcaggtgcgtaatagaggaggctcgcgacccgcctacacttaggcgattatttaacgcgggtcgcgagaggccagatttccagaaattttaaatcttttgtaatgattatcagaatccggtaattaataacgaaatctttcgtaatgatttacctgacctttcgggttcgaaggggtaactttgcggtttggccctcggttatttaccgataggggcctcgtgttatttacccgcattataaagtccccggttagtttattaattatttggaaagccttaactttcactgttgacgcttttaacccttctcatacgaatttgagtataactctttcgttttaaaacggaacttcgcggaatttatacagtatattctagtgagcgtataatactgttacgaagccttgggaacgttaaagggtcactcagaggtataattaaacatgttgacacagttaacccctgtagttcgtaatctctcactttcttccgcgtttcgcttccgtacgatttatgatttattcgtttgaaggtacaagcatttatttagggttattatacagtatatttacccttgttgacatttataaccctcgaatttatatactttcaaggtttgtcaaaattagtcctttatttaatattaatgacatgtgttaacacattattggacacaaaaattcgaggtgttacagtctTCTAGTGTCAGGGCTGACCACGCCCCATGCCTggctggccacggccccgtggtcagttTCTGTCTTCTTATTTTTGCTTTGggggatgctgccgaggggttGGGCATGTCACGTTATTCGTTCTTCTtatatttatgttggttttggctgcttatttgttccttttgttcttttaagctcgtttggtcctgtaaatttaaaaggaagaaagaaacacgctttttccaacattagtactaaaaaagggttggttttatgcctctattgatgtaatttatatgttgcattttgtacacatcagTGGATGAGGTGACTCTGTCAGGGACTGCGATGCTTGCTTATGGAACAAAGAGTAGAGAAGCATGGGCCTGGCATAGGAGATTAGTGCATCCTTCCGCTGGGTATCTACATCTTTTACTCCCTGAACTCTTCCTGTCCAATAGTACATTAGACTGTGAAACATGTGCCTTAGCCAAAAGCCATAAAAAAACCATTGAAAACAAGTAACACTAGGGTCAGTGAACCTTTTTCATTAATACATTCAGATGTTCGGGGTCCAGCTGAAACTAATGGAGGTCAAAATTTTCGTTTTTTCCTATTATTTGTTGATGACTGTACCCGAATGACATGGGTGTATTTTTTAAAACACAAATCTGAAGTCTTTGACAAATTCATATTAGTTTACACCATGGTCCAAACTAAATTCAAAACCAACATTCAGATCTTACGATATGATAATGGAGGGGAGTGCGTTAATAACTCTATGAAACATTTATTCAAGATAGGGGAATGATTCACCAAACCACTTACCCAAAACACCCAAAACAGAATTGTGTAGTTGAGCAGAAAAATGGCATTCTGGTAGAAATGGCCCGAGCCCTTATGCTTGAATCCAAAGTCCCTAAATCTTTTTGGCCCGAAGCTATAAATACAGTTTTGTATCTCCTTAATCGTTTACCAACCAAAGCCCTCTACCTAAAAACACCCCTAGATACCTTATCCATATTTACCAAACTACCCCCACCTCTTACCTTACCACCTCGAGTCTTCGGGTGTACAACTTTTCCCCATATACCAAAAACTGAACGATCCAAACTTGACCCATGTGCCGAGAAATGTGTCTTTGTTGGTTATGGGGTGAATTAGAAAGGATACCGATGTTATAACCCGTTATTATGTCGTGTGATTACCACTGTCCACTACGACTTCCTTGAAACAGAATATTGCTACCAATCCCATCTTAGTGGTAAGGGGGAGATAGAGCATGAGGGCTCACTGAGTTGGTTGAAGTGGATTCCATCCGCAAGTGAAGACGAGTAATCTCAAACATCCACACATACTAGGGAGTCACTAAAGCCTGTCGAAAGTGTCACCCAAGAATCATCCAGACTGGTGTTCAAGGTAGGTGATTCTCCAAACCTTGAAAATATGCCCGAATCTGATCCAGGTATCACTAATAATCATCAAAGTCACGATACAATGGAACAGGTGGAGACTGCTGAACAAAACAATGCAGTCCAAGGAGAGGTCGAATCAAATGAACAACACAATGGAGGCTCTTGAATAAAACCGAGAACATACGTTTTACCTCCTAGAGCCAATAGAGGGGTTCCTCCAAAACGGTACTCCCCAGAAAGGGAAACCAGAAATTCAAGATATCCAATAGCTAATATGGTTGACGAGAAATTATCTAACAGTGCGAAAGCATTTGTTACCTCCTTATATTCCGAACAAATACCAAGTTCCATAAAGGAAGCCCAGGGTAAGAAGAAATGGAAACGGAAATGCATGCTCTTATGAAAAACAACATGTGAGAGAAGTGCATTCTTCCTAAAGGAAAGAAAACAGTTGGATGACGGTGGGTGTTTTCAATCAAATATAAACCAGATGGTTCCATTGGAAGATACAAAGCTCGGCTCGTAGCCAAGGGTTACACTCAGACGTATGGGATCGACTACTCTGAGACATTTTTCTCTGGTTGCAAAAATGGACACCATCAGAGTCCTCTTCTCCGTGGCAGCCAATAAGGAATGACTGCTTCACCAGTTTGATGTTACAAATGCATTTCTCCATGGAGACCCAACGAAAGAAGTCTACATGGAGGCAACTATAGGTTTTTCAGGGAACTTTAAAGAAAGGGAAGTGTGTCGGTTGAAAAAGTCTTTATACGGGTTAAAACAATCTCCTCTGGCATGGTTTGGAAAGTTCACTTTGGCCATGAAAGAATATGGGTATCACCAAAGTAATGCTGATTATACTTTGTTCTCAAGAGAAGAAACAACCTTTTAACTTTCTtgattatatatgtatatgtagaTGACATGATTATTACCGGAAATGATGTATGGCTGAAAAAGAATTTATTCTCCaagtttgaaatgaaagacctAGGAACCTCAAGTACTTCCTTGGGATAGAAGTTCTCAGGTCTAAACGAGGGATCTTCATCTGCCAAAAGAAGTATGTCCTTGATCTCTTGACAGAAACCGGGTTGATTGATTGTAAACAAGCAGATACTCCAATGGTGGTGAACCACAAACTTCACATGGAACTTAATGGAGAGCTTGCAGACAAAAAAGGTATCAACGGCTCGTGGGCAAGTTAATTTACCTCTCTCACACTCGCCCTGATATAGCTTATGTTGTTGGAGTGGTAAGTCAGTTCATGCACCAACCATAAGTTGCCCACATGGAAGCTGCTTAGAGAATTTTAAGGTATCTCAAGGGGACCGCAGGACATGGAGTGTTGTTCAAACCAAATAGACATTTAAATGTTGACCTCTACAGTGATGCAGACTAGGCCGGAGATAAGGGAAACCGAAGGTCAACATCAGGATAATTCTCCTTGGTCGGTGGAAACCTTGTTACCTGGAGAAGTAAGAAACAGAAGGTGGTCGATCTGTCAAGCGCATAAGCGGAATTTAGAGGTATATCTCGAGGGTTAAGCGAAGTTCTTTGGATCAGGAAGCTACTAGAAGACATTGCTTTTTCACAAAGGGAACCATGTAAAGTTATGTGTGACAATACGGCTGCAATACAAATCTCAGAAATCCCAGTTCAACATGATCGAACAAAACACGAAGAGGTAGACTGGCATTTCATCAAAGAGAAACTGGAGGAAAGAATCATAGAGCTCCCATATgtatcgtcaaaagatcaactcTTGGATATTCTTACAAAAGCCGTCAAAGGAAACACTTTTAGTACCTGCATGAGCAAGTTAAGTATTGGTAAccccactactcaacttgaggTGGAGTGTCGGAAAGAAAAGAATAAATTATAATATAGGGGCTAGATGTGCAATATGGTGTTCTATATATAAACACCCTCCTTATGTGACCCTAATCACAATTTTTACAATCTAATACAAACTAGTTTTTAGGACCCGTATGTTGTAGCGGGAATGTTAAACCGAacaaaaatagacgtaaaaacgttgaactacGCACATGCGTTACGGGGTGCTAAGACGTCAAatttagaccgaaacgtaaaacatattataataaaaaaataactaagttgaagATTTACGGCTAGTTGAGACTGAAACGTAAAACATTATAGTAAAAAAGACATCTAAGTTAAAgataaaaaatataacaaaatatgtaaaaaaataacATTATAACAATTCATGATTTAAAGTAAAATATTATAGAAAAGATTTGTAAATATAAAAACAATTTGAATTTATAATATTCACAAAGTTATTTAAATGATATCATAGCATATATTCCATATCATTTTGGCCAACATATCTTTTAATAGTGCAAAATATAAAATTCTTGAAGTAAAACTTTTCTagtaatataataaataataatgtaaCACTTTGAAAAAGAAACCAAGGAAGGTTTATCACGAATCTTGTACTGCAAAATACAGATATAAATCGTTTAATATTTAAAATACTGTGAAAAGAGAGTTGCAAAAGACTGTTGTTGGTTGTTGGCCGTTGCCTCTCGACGACCACCACAACAACTGTTTTTTTACGGCCACTTCGTCTTCCATCGATTTTCCTCCGACAGCCGCCCCTAATCTTTTCTAATCTACTCCTGACACTTGTACTGAAGTTCCAGCTACATGTCCTTCCATCGCTTCTAATCTGAGCGGATCTCTAGTACACCTATTGTAATTCCTAATACAAGAGTAAAAATAGGGATAAGCACCCATATGATCCCATAGACCTCTTTTAAGGATTCCAATCTAGAAAAAGAATTAATTCGTCGTCGAGAATTGAATAGTATAACATACGAACATCTTTTATCCCGCCTCAACAAAGTCACCTCCCACGGATCTTGTTTCCGTTATTACGACAACGAAGAAAATGTGAAGTTTGGTTTTCCGCGTTCACGATGACGATGTTGGCGTGGAGTTGAGGAGCGCCTTGGTGGTGGCGGTACGGTAATCGACAACATGTTATTTTCTAAAGATGGTGACGTGGCCTAATAGGTTTGAAGGAGTTGACCAATTGAAAAAAAAAGTGTGCTCACTTTTGTTGTACATACAGTTGAAACAAAGAAGTGTGTGCTTTATTTAGTTGTACAAAATTGAGCAGTATTATTAACTCACAAAGAAAATTTATCAATTAATATAGAGGAAATGTCTATTGTTCTCTATACCATTTGACAGACCCAACTACTTAGATTGCATGTTTTTCCCTATAACTTATTATAAACAAGACAAATCCCGTGATTATTCATTAATTCGCGTGAAAACAACTATGTATTAGTAGAATATAGGATTACAATATTCATTAAACTCAGTAGGAGGATCAAGTAAACCATCAATATGCGAGTACCAAACATAACAATTGGCAGATAAGTAACTCCCATCAAAGTATCGTTTACTAGTAGTACAACTGCGTATCCCATTAATTGCCTTGGATAAACACTTAGTACAATCCTCCTTCGATATATCAGGAGTACATTGCACCGCCACATGAAGAGGGAATTCATCTCGATCATAAGTTACACTTCCTGACGCAAATTTCCGAAGAGCATCACCTTCGGCCGCTTGCTCCTTTAACTTACTTACCAAACCATCCACAGTTTTCTCCAACTCATCAGTCTTGACATACCCGTTTCCCTCGTGACAGTACCAAGCCCAATCATCGAGCACTGAGAAAATTTTGCGGCCCACAGAGTAACGCACCATACACTGTACAGACTCGTAGAGGTCCCATGCTACAACTTCATTTTGTTTAGGGCACTTTTTTACTGCATACTCGACCACATGCCGCAAGCAACACTCGCAAATTGGCCTTGATTGGGCATTGGGGGGACAAAGGTAGATGGCGCTAACTTGCTCCTCAGGTTTGTCGCCCACTTGGGTATGGTGAAAACCGTTGTAGCTTGAATTTGAATCCTTAAGTTGCGCTATGAGTTTATCAAATGCGGAATCTCGGTTTTTTTGTACGTTGATGCTTTTGAAATAACCTCTGCATTCGTGCCTGTCTTGCATCAAATTTTGAGCTGTGGAGAGATTAGCACCATTGATGATTGCTTGAAGAATGAAGAGAAATGAAATTTTGGATTTCATTTCCATTTGTGCGCAGTAATTTGCGTTAATTTTGTCTTCTTATAAACtaatatttaagttttaaaatgtGATGTATTTTAGAAAAGTGACTTTGAGTTTTATACGGTTTTAATCAATGCTTGTACAACAAAACTTGATATATCAGAGTTTGATGCAACTCTAAGAAATATATTTTGTTATCTGATAAAATGTGTCCGCAACAATACACTTTTTAGTTCTGTTAGTTAAGATTGATTATATATAGTAAAATGCAACCCATTTTAAATGCGGATTTAGTAAACAAACACGTGAAAAATAGTATTAAATTGCATATATTCAAATTGTAGAGTTCAGTCTCCAAAGATATAATTTGCATGTATGGCACAAAAAGCTATGACGGATACCTCTACCTAATTAAGTAGGGGGAGCTTGAAATTTAGCAAGCAACATGTTCTGAATAAAAACTCTTGCAAAACTAGCTCCCGTCTCTAAAACTCCACAATTAGTGATTTGAGTAAGAAAGTCTTCATCTATTGAAAATTACAGACATGTATATATGCTTATATTAATATAAGACAGAACTCGTTGGTTTCAATGTTAAAACGAATCAAGCTGTGTATTTATGGGTTTTGACAAACTTACCTCCTCTCTGTGATAAGATCTTATAACACGTTTGATTTCCACATTTCTAAAATTACATATGTGTTCCCTACTGTTCACATAAACCCCCTGAAGTAGATGAAGTCAGTGTTGTAGGAACTGCTAGGCGCTAGTAGGTCGGTGggggtaccgactagcgattaatcgggattaatagggattaatcggaatTTATCGGATtgggatttttatatgtattttttagttatatatatactCATACATTTTTTTATGtagtttattataatataatagacATATTTTAACCTCTTATTGACCCAttcttttaagtaattaacgaaAAATTTATAAGGTTTGGTCGAAATTTGGCCAGAATCTGGCCAAAATTTGTCCATAGGACCACTATTGACCGCCTAACGATTAATCGGTTATTAATCGGTCCACCGATTAGTGATTAGCGATTAATCTGCGACTAGTCGGAATTTTTACAACTATGAATGAAGGTTAGCTTTTCCTGTTAGGTACatgtaaaaaaaactaaaatgactTTTTATATTATAAATGACAATAATAATTAAATGTCAAAACCCTGGGATTACCTCACTCGTTAGGGGATGGGGGTGTCCCTTGATGAAGCGTGGTGTGTGGGTGACCATGCGTGGAACACCGCTTCCGGTTCATGTGACCACGCGTTGTGGTGACCACGCGTGAAATGTTTGAAAACACCATCACTCCGCCACCATCTCCGCCGAAAGCAGCCCCTTTTCCGTTTGCTAGATCATTATTTCGGTGAAAACTATCTTTTTCCGATGTGGATTTTTTAGAAGCAGAAGTTGgattttttttgttattgttgGTGAAAgaaagaagggaaagagagatgAAAGTTTGTGTTTTTGACTgtggattattattattattattattattattattattattattattattattattattattattattattattattattattattattattattattatgttttgGGAGAATAAAACACAAAGATTTATTTTTCAGATGTTGTAAAAGTTTGGAGGCATGTGAATGTAAGCATTCGTGTGGAGAGAGAGATCGGCGAATCAATCAATAGTGATGGGCATCCTATTAAAAtttatcactagtgatggaataaagtttgatgacatggcggaaacttattgggtgtggtgagtgatgaAAAGTGGAGCACCCCCACCCTCTTAGGGTGTCCGGGGTGCTTTGCGGGGAGGGGTGCGGTGAGCCAagtccccgagcgggaacaccgccgccgacccCTCGGGGAGGCTAAGCGGTGGGTGTTCACCGATGAGAGATTCCATTTTCAAACGGCTGccgttatatattaaaaaaaaattctccTAAACCATATAAATACTAACCCACTtcaatctttttatttttcaaacccAAAACAACTCTCACTATATTTTTTACCCTATCTTTAAAAAATATGGATTCCAAGTTCCTGTTTTTTTCTCTCCTgcccgactttcccgacgatgaaGATTCATCGTCAAGCGATCGTAGtttaattttcttccaaaatctcatccaacaagcggagctactagacacggcatcgtctagtaaaaaaaaagttgtccgtcgagatcgtgtgGGAGGCCACGAaacactcatggccgattattttgtcgataatccaaaatttaatgccgatatttttcgtcagaggtttcgtatgtccaaatctttgttcctaaaaattgttagtgacgtggaagcgaataacgagtggtttcaagagggcttggacgggagaatgaagaaaagtttcacgccgttgcaaaaggttacttctgcgattaaacaacttgcaaccggtaacccaccagacgaaaacgacgagtatttaaatatggcTAAAagacctctcgtgagtgccttgatTATTTCTGCGAGATGGTCTGTAGAATGTATGCTGGTGAATTCttacgtagaccaacgagccacgacgttccgctattgtatcaggctcatgaggagagacatcacctacctggtatgttgggtagtctggattgtacacacttcgtctggagaatgtgccctacagaattgcgtggacaatatatgagaggcgatcatcaatacccgacaGTTATGTTAGAGGCGgtggcgtctcaagatttgtgggtttggcatgctttttgtggcccggcgggttcacaaaacgacatcaacgttctccaacaatctccgttatttcttactcaacgatacggaacggcgccaaattgtccatttcaggtgaacgaccacttatacaaacgcgggtattatcttactgatgggatctaccctagctggtccgtgtttgtgaagtcttttccatatcctcacatcccgaatgaaaaaaagttcaagaggcaacacgaggccgcaagaaaagatgtggaacgggcgttttgtgtgttaaaggcgaagtggggaatactaaatcgtccaatgtGTTCCAAAACGGTGAaaaagataaggtccatcgtgtatacgtgtattattttacataacatgattataaaagacgacggaagggcgatagcaccggtacacattcaagatcctccagtcgaacccgtcttgATACTGCTTTTAgcgagctcattgacgaagaaacgcattggagactaaaacacgatctcgttgagcatctcggacgTTTAGATCTACCTCACCTTGAAGCGAATTCcgacgacgagtagtttgtttttttatttttctagtttgaatataatttttatttttaatttaatgacatgtcttttcttaaattttatttaatttttattaatatttgtttaatttataatacatgcataattacaacaaataaaaaaaaaaaaaacaagtcccccaagagaggagtgccgccatcaaattgagggtgtggggGGGAGTTAAGTGGGGAGTTGACGTGACGCGTGCTGATTGGTTGTGTGTAAGAGAGGTCACTCCCCACTTAcaggagtgccccttacacccttagggAGTGCCACCATCAaattgggtgttgtgagtgatgagtgagtgatgaccacccccaccccccgTATACCCCTTGTCTCACCATCATTTCACCTTCTCAAAATCCGGAGTACAGTAAAAATTACTAACTGATGAGAACGATGTCATATCACTAGTTGAACGTAATTTGATCAATGATTTGGTAAAAGTACGAGCTTCGTGAATTTTTTGTGAAAATAAAGTTTAATGTTGAAGTTGGCTTAATATGTCATATCGATGAAATAACAAGTCTAGTTGACCAAATATGATTTTGAAAGTTCAAACACATATTTAAATGTACTTTTGGTGTTGTAAGCGCATTTAGAAGTAATAGAAAAGAATCGTGCAAGTTTTGATCTTAACGGGCAAACGCATCCACCTAACAAAACAAGATGTTTATATTCTTTAGCATGTATTAAATTAAGACCATGAATCCAaacacttaggggctgtttgtttacatCGGAACAGATCCATTAAGAAGGGACATCCTAATCAGTCAGACTTCAGACCTTTTGGAGTTTTGGTtccaaaaagaaaaacatccGAATGGCTAAAACTGGGTCTAAATCGGTCAGACTTTGTTTGATGCTGAATGAGATAGAGGAGGAATCAGAAACAAAAAGCCCCTTAACTAAACATAATTGTCTTTAGAAGATAAAGTAGTTATGTTGATCAACTATAATGAGTTTTAGAAGATAAAGTAGTTATGTTGATCAACTGTAATGAGTTTAGAGTTGGATCTACATGTAAAATATAATTATGTGATAAGATATGTTGATACGAGATTTTGGCTAATATgtatttttaaatgttttcaggTTAAGCACCAATGTTGGACGGATAAAAATGTCTAGTCTCTGTATCAAGAGGAACCACTGAACCAACACTTTCGTGTAAATTGCTAGAAAAACCTCAAAAAACAGCAATTCATGTTGGATATGTGTCGCAGCCAAGGTTTACGCAATTCATGTTGGATATAGGTTTAATGTAGCTCAACAAAAACTCTTCTATCTTTTGATGGCTTTGATTTGTTTTAATCCATTTGGCTATATACTCATGGTTGTTTGGTCTTGGTTTAACCCGAGCACATCTCGCGAGGTGGAAAGCGTAGCACACTCAATGCCCAATGCTCAATAGTCGCCTTTGACAGTGGTGAATCCAAGAATTTTTTTCACCGGGTTCCTTTTGGTATATTTTcactaattctcactattttttttttaaatcatataaaatttccactatttttttttcattttttcccaAACCcaggggttcccgggaacccccaAACACCTCTGGATCCGCCACTGGCCTTTGATCCCATGTCCTTGTTCATGAATTCGATCCATTCTTATCATGAACATCAACTCCAACATTAATTACATATATATAAgataaaacaaatatttttgaaTCTTCCACTCTAGTACAACTAATGCCCACTTTGTATGTAACCTCAAATCCAAACATCAGCTTAATTACAATACTCCTCCGGATTGCTAACTATAGGCGGATTGAAAAAACTTACATGGGTGTACCACAAAATACAATTGGTAGAATGAACTCTTCCCTCAAAGCTTGCTTTTTGAGTACAACAACTACGCATCCTATTACTTGCCTTGGATAAACATTTGTTACAATCCGCCTTCGATAGATCAGTAGTACACTGTGCAGCCACGTACAAAGAGTGGTCATCCTGGTCATAATCTACAGTTCCTTGCGCATATTTTCGAAGAGCATTACCTCCAGCTGCTTGCTCCTTTAACTTACTTGTCAAATCATCCATGGTCTTTACTAACTCAACCGCTTTGACAGTCAGTATGTTCTTCCAATCATACCAAGCCCAATCATCCAGCACCGAATATATTTTACGCCCTGTAGAGTAACGTAACATACAATACAAATAGTAGTAGATGTCCCATGCTACACCTTCGTTTTGTTTAGGACAGTTCTTTAGAAGATACGGCAACAATTTATTGAAACAGCACTCACATTGGTTCTTTCGGATATTGAGCGGACAAAGAAAGCTGACACTAACTTGCTCTTCAGGTTTATCGCCAGCTTGGCTATGGTAAAAACCATGGAAGCTTGAATTCTTAATTAACACCAAGGTTTTATTCAAT belongs to Helianthus annuus cultivar XRQ/B chromosome 5, HanXRQr2.0-SUNRISE, whole genome shotgun sequence and includes:
- the LOC110942489 gene encoding cysteine-rich repeat secretory protein 1; this encodes MEMKSKISFLFILQAIINGANLSTAQNLMQDRHECRGYFKSINVQKNRDSAFDKLIAQLKDSNSSYNGFHHTQVGDKPEEQVSAIYLCPPNAQSRPICECCLRHVVEYAVKKCPKQNEVVAWDLYESVQCMVRYSVGRKIFSVLDDWAWYCHEGNGYVKTDELEKTVDGLVSKLKEQAAEGDALRKFASGSVTYDRDEFPLHVAVQCTPDISKEDCTKCLSKAINGIRSCTTSKRYFDGSYLSANCYVWYSHIDGLLDPPTEFNEYCNPIFY